Proteins encoded within one genomic window of Cyprinus carpio isolate SPL01 chromosome B22, ASM1834038v1, whole genome shotgun sequence:
- the LOC109090798 gene encoding zinc finger protein GLIS2-like, protein MLSLDEPLDLKIPSGRDRTLRTSICAPLHFSRARISRTLHKAKSPDAADKDTSDSSSSMVVDLSLSPSSSPSPPSPIDSGASWSPTAPLLASESESTTYHEDSASPPPGFQFFLPIGAEGPLRLPSSMLIGQHSPEPSSDEQLACRWLKCHLLFESLQDLVDHVNDSHVKPEKNSGYCCHWEGCARKGRGFNARYKMLIHIRTHTNEKPHHCPTCHKSFSRLENLKIHTRSHTGEKPYICPYEGCNKRYSNSSDRFKHTRTHYVDKPYCCKMVGCLKRYTDPSSLRKHIKAHGHAVVQERAAPPRTNRLESDGASLMDGRRMDHSYPGAARFVLPGAATTLFGAHAFAGALSNHPLDLSRLSPLLGAGPVLYPSSGALGLGKVPILHPLLLPPFGLGLGQAERAVEEEDDVDDEDEGRMGAGRGPHSWVVIPPGMLFLKQVATT, encoded by the exons ATGCTGTCGCTGGACGAGCCCCTGGACTTGAAGATACCCTCTGGCCGTGACAGGACACTCAGAACGTCCATCTGTGCCCCACTGCACTTTTCTCGGGCTCGAATATCCCGCACATTGCACAAGGCCAAAAGCCCTG ATGCAGCTGACAAGGACACGTCAGATTCTTCATCGTCTATGGTGGTAGATCTGAGTCTGTCTCCATCTTCCTCTCCCTCACCACCCTCTCCCATAGACAGTGGCGCTAGCTGGAGCCCCACAGCGCCTCTTCTGGCCTCA GAATCCGAAAGCACCACGTACCACGAGGACAGCGCCTCTCCTCCTCCAGGATTCCAGTTCTTTCTGCCAATTGGTGCAGAGGGTCCCCTGCGCCTGCCCTCctcgatgctgattggtcagcatTCCCCTGAGCCCTCGAGTGACGAACAGCTGGCCTGCCGCTGGCTaaaa tgccatctgctgttcgAGAGCCTGCAGGATCTGGTGGACCATGTGAATGACTCGCACGTGAAACCAGAGAAGAATTCAGGATACTGCTGCCACTGGGAGGGCTGTGCGCGCAAGGGAAGAGGCTTTAATGCCAG GTACAAGATGCTGATTCATATCCGTactcataccaacgagaaaccTCATCACTGCCCTACCTGCCACAAGAGCTTTTCACGCTTGGAGAACCTGAAAATACACACCCGATCACACACAG GAGAGAAGCCCTACATCTGTCCTTACGAAGGCTGCAATAAGCGCTACTCGAACTCCAGCGACCGCTtcaaacacacgcgcacacactatGTGGATAAACCCTACTGCTGCAAAATGGTGGGCTGTCTGAAGCGCTACACCGACCCCAGCTCTCTCCGCAAACACATCAAGGCCCACGGCCACGCCGTAGTGCAGGAACGCGCCGCCCCTCCCAGAACCAACAGGCTGGAATCGGATGGTGCCTCATTGATGGATGGGCGACGGATGGATCATTCTTACCCAGGAGCGGCTCGTTTCGTCTTACCGGGTGCGGCAACAACCTTATTTGGGGCTCACGCCTTCGCCGGGGCCCTTAGCAATCACCCCTTGGATCTGTCCAGGCTCAGTCCGCTTTTAGGAGCCGGGCCGGTGCTGTACCCCAGCTCTGGTGCTCTTGGGCTTGGGAAGGTGCCTATCCTGCACCCCTTGTTGTTGCCGCCATTCGGGCTCGGCTTGGGTCAAGCTGAAAGAGCGGTTGAGGAAGaagatgatgttgatgatgaagatgaaggcaGGATGGGAGCAGGACGGGGCCCTCACTCATGGGTCGTGATTCCTCCGGGCATGCTGTTCTTGAAACAGGTGGCGACCACATAA
- the LOC109090205 gene encoding beta-1,3-galactosyltransferase 2-like produces the protein MHTHHDMEAKLSDRNGWKSLGADRASHRCHIKTGFFLLLTLMFLLTAITYVYEFPLSAVFPDTLYIKVLNQIRSYHMVTEYQSASENQTTFLAANSVQSPTQTTIFSVNYHVAHPSNYHFFLDEPDKCKQDPFLVFMVPVAPHQLDARNAIRSTWGNESSVQGKAVLTLFLVGLTGGAEAQQQLEEESRQHRDLVQSNFVDSYFNLTIKTMVIMDWLATRCPQAAYAMKVDSDMYINVENLMSLLLSPNTPRQNYITGHLMWNRSVIRNKNSKWYVAEELYPEPKYPTYLLGMGYVFSNDLPKKIVEASKEIKPFNIEDAYVGACLKQLGVAPSSPPDPSQFRVYMGQYNRENFLRVITTILGSPQQLRDIWKDVKKPT, from the exons ATGCACACACACCACGACATGGAGGCGAAACTCTCAGACAGAAATGGCTGGAAAAG TTTAGGTGCGGATAGAGCTTCACACAGGTGTCACATTAAAACAGGATTCTTTCTGCTACTTACATTAATGTTCTTATTGACTGCCATTACTTACGTCTATGAATTCCCTCTCAGTGCAGTGTTCCCTGACACCTTGTACATAAAAGTGCTAAATCAGATACGCTCCTATCATATGGTGACTGAGTACCAGTCTGCCAGTGAAAATCAAACAACATTTTTAGCAGCCAACAGTGTCCAGAGTCCTACACAAACCACAATCTTTTCTGTGAATTATCATGTAGCTCATCCAAGCAACTATCATTTCTTCCTGGATGAACCTGATAAATGTAAGCAGGATCCATTCCTGGTCTTTATGGTCCCTGTGGCCCCCCATCAGCTGGACGCTCGTAACGCCATCCGGAGCACATGGGGGAATGAGAGCTCAGTGCAGGGAAAAGCAGTGCTGACTCTGTTCTTGGTGGGTTTGACTGGAGGAGCTGAAGCTCAACAGCAGCTGGAGGAAGAGAGTCGACAACACAGAGATTTAGTGCAGAGCAACTTTGTGGACTCCTACTTCAATCTGACCATAAAGACCATGGTGATCATGGACTGGCTGGCCACTCGCTGCCCTCAAGCAGCTTATGCTATGAAGGTTGATTCTGACATGTACATAAACGTGGAGAACCTGATGAGCCTCTTACTGTCACCCAACACACCCAGACAGAACTACATCACAGGCCATTTGATGTGGAACCGGTCTGTTATCAGAAACAAAAACTCTAAATGGTATGTGGCAGAGGAATTGTACCCTGAACCGAAATACCCCACGTACCTGCTGGGAATGGGATATGTTTTCTCCAATGACCTGCCAAAAAAAATAGTTGAGGCTTCCAAGGAAATAAAGCCCTTTAACATAGAAGACGCATATGTGGGCGCTTGTCTGAAACAGCTGGGCGTGGCACCCTCATCTCCCCCAGACCCTTCACAGTTTAGAGTCTATATGGGACAATATAATCGAGAGAATTTTCTCAGAGTTATTACGACAATCCTGGGATCCCCACAGCAGCTAAGAGACATTTGGAAGGACGTAAAGAAGCccacataa
- the LOC109081034 gene encoding beta-1,3-galactosyltransferase 2-like, which produces MFCKSWLLVGLFILLNILVLYFTAVTLETRKWQKMAKKAGNPHAAYPQNYRFILNQPKKCEQQKPFVVIIVPVAPQNVEARNAIRTTWGSEELVRDKLVLVLFLLGSKSGNETLQKQLQNESEEYQDLLQSNFLDSYRNLTIKTLVMMEWLNRNCPQASYGAKVDADVLLNMKNLLHMLVSLKSLQHNYITGLVISGNTVLRDPSSKFYVPHDVYPKARYPPYPLGMCYVFSMDLPEKILHISRHIRPIFIEDAYLGMCLKHLGIAPKKPPNIGQFVVKPPERFNRCYYSGLIAILTDSQTQLISYWTDIHSTKRPC; this is translated from the coding sequence ATGTTCTGTAAGAGTTGGCTACTGGTTGGTCTCTTCATCCTACTTAATATTTTAGTGCTGTATTTCACTGCCGTTACCCTTGAAACAAGAAAGTGGCAGAAAATGGCGAAAAAAGCAGGGAACCCGCATGCTGCTTACCctcaaaattacagatttatcCTCAACCAGCCGAAGAAGTGTGAACAACAAAAGCCCTTTGTGGTGATTATCGTCCCTGTGGCCCCGCAGAACGTCGAGGCACGTAACGCCATCAGGACAACATGGGGCAGCGAGGAGCTCGTCCGGGACAAATTGGTACTGGTTCTCTTTCTTCTGGGCTCAAAAAGTGGTAACGAAACACTGCAGAAGCAACTCCAGAATGAGAGCGAGGAGTATCAAGACCTTCTCCAGAGCAACTTCCTGGATTCCTACAGGAATCTGACCATTAAGACCTTGGTGATGATGGAGTGGCTCAACAGAAATTGTCCACAGGCATCCTACGGTGCAAAAGTGGATGCTGATGTGCTCCTCAATATGAAAAACCTATTACATATGCTTGTGAGTCTGAAATCACTACAACATAACTACATCACCGGCCTAGTAATATCTGGAAACACTGTCTTGAGAGATCCATCCAGCAAGTTTTATGTCCCTCATGATGTGTATCCTAAAGCCAGATATCCTCCGTATCCTCTGGGCATGTGTTATGTCTTTTCTATGGACTTACCAGAGAAGATCCTGCACATATCGAGGCATATCAGACCTATTTTTATTGAAGATGCATATTTGGGCATGTGTTTGAAGCATTTGGGAATCGCACCTAAGAAACCACCAAATATTGGACAGTTTGTGGTCAAACCACCAGAACGATTCAATCGCTGTTACTATTCTGGACTAATAGCAATACTCACAGACAGCCAGACTCAGCTGATTTCCTATTGGACGGATATTCACTCAACCAAAagaccctgctga